One stretch of Roseimicrobium sp. ORNL1 DNA includes these proteins:
- a CDS encoding metal ABC transporter permease codes for MTNLIPVFDFERVVVSPWTDSIDTYGWMVLMAFLVTATCGLVGNYLILRRMALVGDAISHSVLPGLAVAYLFTGALSVPIMFAGALGAGLLTTVLIEFIHTRSRIKADAAIGITFCTLFALGVVIINVFASRVHLDTDCVLYGELSYLSRGANEIAPPEVLVMGGVAIVVVLLITLFYKELLVSSFDASLSASLGFPPKFIHLALMAVLSIVIVSAFESVGAILVIATLILPGATAQLISTRLSVCLWLSVLFAALSAVLGLHLSLWIGSSMAAAVVVSGTGLFVLAWLFGPHGVLRRRLGAREGEGGLEKDEPQAGAVTE; via the coding sequence ATGACCAATCTCATTCCAGTATTCGACTTCGAGCGCGTGGTGGTGTCGCCATGGACGGACTCGATCGATACCTATGGCTGGATGGTGCTCATGGCCTTCCTGGTCACAGCAACGTGTGGCCTCGTGGGAAACTATCTGATCCTGCGACGCATGGCGCTGGTAGGAGATGCCATCAGTCACAGCGTGCTGCCGGGACTGGCTGTGGCGTATCTGTTTACGGGTGCCCTTTCGGTACCCATCATGTTCGCCGGCGCGCTGGGAGCGGGTCTTCTAACTACGGTATTGATCGAGTTCATTCACACGCGCTCCCGCATCAAGGCGGACGCGGCGATTGGCATCACGTTTTGCACGTTGTTCGCACTGGGCGTGGTGATCATCAATGTCTTCGCGTCACGCGTGCATCTGGACACCGACTGCGTGCTGTATGGAGAGCTGAGCTACCTGAGCCGCGGCGCGAATGAAATCGCACCGCCGGAGGTGCTCGTCATGGGAGGCGTAGCGATCGTCGTAGTGCTGCTCATCACGCTGTTCTACAAGGAGCTGCTCGTCAGTTCGTTTGATGCGTCCCTGTCCGCGTCGTTGGGATTCCCGCCGAAGTTCATCCATCTCGCGCTCATGGCGGTGCTTTCCATCGTGATTGTGTCCGCGTTTGAAAGCGTGGGCGCCATTCTGGTGATTGCCACGCTCATCCTACCGGGAGCCACCGCGCAACTCATCAGCACCCGGCTCTCCGTGTGCCTGTGGCTCAGCGTGCTCTTCGCGGCTCTCAGCGCGGTGCTCGGTCTGCACTTGAGCTTGTGGATTGGCAGTTCCATGGCCGCGGCGGTGGTGGTGAGTGGCACGGGGCTGTTTGTTCTGGCGTGGCTGTTTGGGCCGCATGGGGTGCTCCGCCGTCGCTTGGGGGCTAGGGAAGGAGAAGGCGGACTGGAAAAGGATGAGCCACAGGCCGGCGCCGTGACGGAATAG
- a CDS encoding metal ABC transporter ATP-binding protein, giving the protein MSESKTPALELHDITVSYQKKPVLYGVDLQIPEGSLVGLIGPNGAGKSTLIRAVMGLLPLSSGWVKIFGESFKDARKRVGYVPQREEVDWDFPVNVMDVVLMGRYGRLGLFKRPGKEDREKAREALDKVSMLPFAQRQISNLSGGQQQRVFLARALAQESDLYLMDEPFAGVDAATERAIIALLQELKSRGKTILVVHHDLTTAREYFDRLVLLNMRVVATGPTEQIFTAELLQKTYGGKLTLLSDVTSELARTERGERG; this is encoded by the coding sequence ATGAGCGAATCCAAGACCCCAGCACTGGAGCTTCACGACATCACGGTTTCTTATCAGAAGAAGCCGGTGCTCTACGGTGTGGACCTGCAGATTCCGGAAGGCTCGCTCGTGGGACTTATCGGTCCCAACGGTGCGGGGAAGAGCACGCTCATCCGTGCCGTGATGGGGCTGCTGCCGCTCTCGAGCGGTTGGGTGAAGATCTTCGGGGAGTCCTTCAAGGATGCCCGCAAGCGGGTGGGCTATGTACCGCAGCGCGAAGAGGTGGACTGGGATTTCCCCGTGAACGTCATGGACGTGGTGCTCATGGGCAGGTACGGGCGGCTGGGGCTCTTCAAGCGGCCCGGGAAGGAGGACCGTGAGAAGGCGCGGGAAGCGCTCGACAAGGTGTCCATGCTGCCCTTTGCCCAACGGCAGATCTCCAATCTCAGCGGTGGTCAGCAGCAGCGGGTGTTCCTCGCGCGGGCGCTGGCACAGGAGAGTGACTTGTATCTCATGGATGAACCCTTCGCCGGCGTGGATGCGGCCACAGAGCGTGCCATCATCGCGCTGCTGCAGGAGCTCAAGTCACGCGGGAAGACTATTCTTGTCGTGCATCATGACCTCACCACGGCACGGGAATATTTCGACCGGCTGGTGCTGCTGAACATGCGAGTGGTGGCCACTGGTCCCACGGAGCAGATATTCACCGCGGAGCTATTGCAAAAGACGTACGGCGGCAAGCTTACCCTCCTGAGCGACGTCACGAGCGAACTAGCCCGCACCGAGAGAGGAGAGCGGGGCTGA
- a CDS encoding DUF433 domain-containing protein, protein MSTALLEEASQILPKLSRAEKALVLQWLVTDLGDAFPGIEQEPGICGGSARLARTRVPVWTLEAARRQGMSESEILRAFPALRAEDLSQAWAYVRSHQEEIDKDITENEV, encoded by the coding sequence ATGTCCACGGCCCTGCTCGAAGAGGCAAGCCAGATCCTGCCCAAGCTTTCCCGAGCGGAGAAGGCGTTGGTGCTGCAATGGCTGGTGACAGATCTTGGGGATGCTTTTCCTGGCATCGAACAAGAACCGGGGATTTGCGGGGGTTCGGCCCGGCTGGCACGCACGCGGGTGCCGGTCTGGACGCTGGAAGCTGCTCGTCGACAGGGTATGAGCGAGAGTGAAATTCTTCGCGCCTTTCCCGCGCTACGGGCGGAAGATCTCAGCCAAGCGTGGGCGTATGTGCGCTCACATCAGGAGGAAATCGATAAGGACATCACCGAGAATGAGGTCTGA
- a CDS encoding sialidase family protein, with protein MKRFLFSASFLVVGCCLSTGVFAQQTPSQKKDTTLVPPKNLKTKLPPGYTIPIVDISGEKERQVVVDKEPGQYLGHPTTLLLEDNKTMLIVYPKGHGRGAIVYKRSTDGGLTWSDRLPTPKSWETSLEVPTLHRVVDAAGKKRIIMFSGLYPIRMAVTEDDGANWSELKPIGDFGGVVTMATVIGLKTPGYYLAFFHDDGRFIRGGMEDKFRVKGPQTDHTSSAAKPWRFWVYTTLSKDGGLTWSVPVPIAMLPDASLCEPGVLRSPDGQQIAVLLRENSRKYNSFVIFSDDEGLTWTEPKELPAALTGDRHVAKYAPDGRLFISFRDTTHVSPTKGDWVGWVGTYDDIVKGNEGQYRIRFMDNTKGADCTYPGVELLPDGTFVTTTYGHWGEGEMPWIVSVRFKLEELDKKVQK; from the coding sequence ATGAAGCGCTTCCTCTTCTCCGCCTCGTTTCTGGTCGTGGGTTGTTGCCTTTCCACGGGAGTTTTCGCCCAGCAGACCCCGTCGCAAAAGAAGGACACCACGCTGGTGCCGCCCAAGAATCTCAAGACGAAGCTTCCTCCGGGCTACACGATTCCAATTGTGGACATCAGTGGAGAGAAGGAACGGCAGGTCGTGGTGGACAAGGAACCCGGCCAATACCTCGGCCACCCGACCACGCTTCTGTTGGAGGACAACAAGACCATGCTCATCGTGTACCCGAAAGGTCACGGGCGCGGGGCGATTGTGTACAAGCGCAGCACAGATGGCGGCCTGACCTGGAGTGACCGGCTGCCTACGCCGAAGAGCTGGGAGACTTCCCTGGAAGTGCCCACGCTGCACCGCGTGGTGGATGCGGCAGGGAAGAAGCGCATCATCATGTTCAGCGGGCTCTATCCCATCCGCATGGCGGTGACGGAGGATGACGGTGCGAACTGGAGCGAGCTGAAGCCCATCGGTGATTTCGGTGGTGTGGTGACCATGGCGACGGTGATTGGGCTGAAGACACCCGGCTACTACCTGGCCTTCTTCCATGATGATGGACGCTTTATCCGAGGCGGTATGGAGGACAAGTTCCGTGTCAAAGGTCCGCAAACCGACCATACTTCCTCTGCGGCAAAGCCGTGGCGCTTCTGGGTGTACACGACGCTCTCCAAGGATGGGGGCCTCACGTGGAGTGTGCCGGTGCCGATTGCCATGCTGCCGGATGCCAGCCTCTGTGAGCCTGGGGTTCTGCGCTCTCCGGACGGACAGCAGATCGCCGTGCTGCTGCGGGAGAACAGCCGCAAGTACAACTCCTTCGTCATCTTCTCCGATGACGAGGGCCTGACATGGACGGAGCCGAAGGAATTGCCCGCCGCGCTCACGGGGGATCGCCACGTCGCGAAGTATGCGCCGGACGGACGGCTCTTCATCAGCTTCCGCGATACCACGCATGTGAGTCCCACCAAGGGTGACTGGGTCGGCTGGGTGGGCACCTATGATGACATCGTGAAGGGCAACGAAGGGCAATACCGCATCCGCTTCATGGATAATACCAAGGGCGCCGACTGCACGTATCCCGGCGTGGAACTGCTGCCGGATGGCACCTTTGTCACCACCACCTACGGCCACTGGGGCGAAGGCGAAATGCCGTGGATTGTGAGTGTGCGTTTCAAGCTGGAGGAGCTGGACAAGAAGGTGCAGAAGTGA
- a CDS encoding carbonic anhydrase → MNTKLSILTATITLGVVIAASIPAKDPAPAQSAPTVTAAEALTRLKDGNARFTEDKLKHPNQNSTARTELAKGQRPFAIILGCADSRTSPEVVFDQGLGDLFVLRVAGNVLNDETIGSIEFAVEELGSPLIVVLAHERCGAVKAARDTIAAKGTAPGHIQSLVKAIAPAVATTADADAEATAKANALHVVKSLREAEPFLKERAAASKLTIVAAHYDLDTGKVEFLSETPTK, encoded by the coding sequence ATGAATACCAAACTTTCGATCCTCACCGCCACGATTACCCTCGGCGTCGTCATTGCCGCCTCCATTCCTGCGAAGGACCCGGCGCCCGCTCAATCCGCTCCCACCGTCACCGCAGCAGAGGCGCTGACCCGGCTCAAGGACGGAAACGCCCGTTTTACAGAGGACAAACTCAAGCATCCCAACCAAAACAGCACCGCCCGGACGGAACTCGCCAAGGGCCAGCGTCCTTTCGCGATCATCCTCGGCTGCGCAGACTCCCGCACTTCTCCCGAGGTGGTGTTTGATCAGGGGCTGGGTGACCTCTTTGTCCTGCGCGTCGCGGGCAATGTGCTCAACGACGAAACGATCGGCAGCATCGAATTCGCCGTGGAAGAACTCGGCAGCCCGCTCATCGTCGTACTCGCCCATGAGCGTTGTGGCGCCGTGAAGGCCGCGCGCGATACCATCGCCGCCAAGGGCACGGCACCGGGGCACATCCAGTCCCTCGTGAAAGCCATCGCACCCGCCGTGGCCACCACCGCCGACGCCGATGCCGAAGCCACCGCCAAGGCCAATGCGCTCCACGTGGTCAAAAGCCTTCGCGAGGCCGAACCCTTCCTGAAGGAAAGAGCCGCCGCCAGCAAGCTCACCATCGTGGCCGCTCACTACGACCTCGACACGGGCAAGGTGGAGTTCCTCAGCGAAACTCCCACGAAGTAA
- a CDS encoding iron chelate uptake ABC transporter family permease subunit, giving the protein MNHQGVISSFARHGKKIPALVLLLLVMVFASPAHAARIGDVTETNAWEQALRFFTFRDDGLRVALAGCMLLGLNCGLLGGFIVVRRLSLVGDTLSHAVLPGVALGFMWNMTKDPVAILIGATLVGGVAMLAVNVITRTTKLKQDTALGLVLSSFFAIGLCLVSMIQQLPTGNKSGLDKFFFGQAAAISEGDLWLLSGTTLVSLVFLVVCYRGLLTLSFHRGYGETLGLPMSWLHHALMLFTSFAVVTAMQAVGVVLVSAMLIIPAATAYLLTDRMHRLLIYAAIFGLLTAALGAFFSFLGNNLPTGPFMVLAGAMFFMAAFFFSPRHGWLIRLWRQRSRRLRTERENTLKAMHRVLENRQFHGESVSLLELAQLRRETLEESRHRALELERAHLATLSSGGNDVHFTPEGWQQAQAIVRNHRLWELYLTNVMQFESDHVHDEAEKIEHILGADAVRELERKLAFPQTDPHGRKIPGVRDAESAPQPRSELTGYKSS; this is encoded by the coding sequence ATGAACCATCAGGGTGTCATATCCAGCTTCGCACGGCACGGAAAGAAGATTCCGGCGCTGGTGTTGCTGCTGCTCGTCATGGTGTTCGCGAGCCCGGCGCACGCTGCGCGCATTGGGGATGTCACTGAGACCAACGCGTGGGAGCAGGCACTGCGATTTTTTACTTTTCGTGACGATGGCCTGCGCGTGGCACTGGCGGGTTGCATGCTGCTGGGGTTGAATTGTGGTCTGCTGGGAGGATTCATCGTGGTGCGCCGCCTTTCCCTGGTTGGGGACACCCTATCCCACGCAGTGCTTCCGGGAGTGGCTCTCGGTTTCATGTGGAACATGACCAAGGATCCCGTGGCGATTCTGATCGGCGCCACCTTGGTGGGTGGGGTGGCGATGCTGGCGGTAAATGTCATCACACGCACCACCAAGCTGAAGCAGGACACAGCGTTGGGCCTGGTGCTTTCCTCGTTCTTCGCGATTGGCCTGTGCCTGGTCTCGATGATCCAACAGCTGCCCACAGGGAACAAAAGCGGGCTGGACAAGTTCTTCTTTGGACAGGCGGCAGCAATCTCTGAGGGGGACTTGTGGCTGCTGTCTGGCACCACGCTGGTGTCACTCGTGTTCCTGGTTGTGTGCTATCGGGGATTGCTCACGCTGAGTTTCCATCGGGGGTATGGAGAGACGCTCGGGCTGCCCATGAGCTGGCTGCATCATGCGCTTATGCTTTTCACCTCCTTTGCGGTGGTGACGGCGATGCAGGCGGTGGGCGTGGTGCTCGTTTCGGCCATGCTCATCATCCCGGCGGCTACGGCGTATCTGCTCACGGATCGTATGCATCGGCTGCTGATCTACGCGGCGATTTTTGGTCTGCTGACCGCGGCATTGGGAGCGTTCTTCTCGTTCCTGGGGAACAATCTGCCCACGGGTCCCTTCATGGTGCTCGCGGGCGCGATGTTTTTCATGGCAGCCTTCTTCTTCAGTCCGCGTCACGGCTGGCTCATCCGGCTGTGGCGGCAGCGCTCACGCCGCCTGCGCACGGAGCGGGAGAACACACTCAAGGCCATGCACCGAGTGTTGGAAAACCGCCAGTTCCACGGGGAGTCCGTGTCGCTTCTGGAGCTCGCGCAATTGCGGAGGGAGACGCTTGAGGAAAGCCGCCATCGCGCGCTGGAACTGGAGCGCGCACATCTGGCCACGCTGAGTTCGGGCGGTAACGATGTGCACTTCACCCCGGAAGGCTGGCAGCAGGCGCAGGCCATCGTGCGTAATCACCGCTTGTGGGAGCTGTATCTCACAAACGTCATGCAGTTCGAGTCCGATCACGTGCATGATGAGGCGGAAAAAATTGAGCACATTCTCGGTGCCGATGCGGTGCGCGAACTTGAGCGCAAGCTGGCCTTTCCCCAGACCGATCCGCACGGTCGCAAAATTCCTGGGGTGCGCGATGCAGAGAGCGCACCGCAACCGCGCTCGGAACTCACTGGGTACAAGTCCTCATGA
- a CDS encoding HAD family phosphatase, whose protein sequence is MQHLGFIFDWDGVVIDSHAQHEESWGLLFEELGRDMPDDFFKRTFGMRNQQIIPEWFGFAVGSDEEAITRLGNHKEELYRDILRRDGLEALPGVRDLLEELQSLGIPAAVGSSTPRDNIDLIMEMLGLTELFTGVVTGDDVTMGKPDPQVFLKAAESIQREPKHCIVFEDAYVGIEAGKRAGMKVVGVATTHPRHTLTDADIALPNLDGATVGSLLGALGIQR, encoded by the coding sequence ATGCAGCATCTGGGATTCATCTTCGACTGGGACGGCGTGGTCATCGATTCTCATGCCCAGCATGAGGAAAGCTGGGGACTCCTCTTTGAGGAGTTGGGCCGTGACATGCCGGATGACTTCTTCAAGCGTACCTTTGGCATGCGCAACCAGCAGATCATCCCGGAGTGGTTCGGCTTTGCGGTTGGGAGCGACGAGGAAGCCATCACGCGGCTCGGCAATCACAAGGAAGAGCTGTATCGCGATATCCTGCGTCGCGACGGGCTTGAAGCGCTGCCTGGCGTTCGCGACCTGCTTGAGGAGTTGCAGAGCCTTGGCATTCCCGCCGCCGTGGGCTCATCCACACCGAGGGACAACATCGACCTGATCATGGAGATGCTTGGCCTGACGGAGCTGTTCACAGGCGTGGTCACGGGGGATGATGTCACCATGGGCAAGCCTGACCCCCAGGTCTTCCTGAAAGCAGCCGAGTCCATTCAGCGGGAGCCCAAGCATTGCATCGTGTTCGAAGATGCCTACGTGGGAATCGAAGCCGGCAAGCGCGCTGGCATGAAGGTCGTGGGCGTGGCCACTACGCACCCGCGCCATACGCTCACGGATGCAGACATCGCGCTGCCGAATCTGGATGGTGCGACCGTGGGCAGCCTGCTGGGGGCACTGGGGATTCAGCGGTAG
- a CDS encoding DUF5615 family PIN-like protein has protein sequence MASFYANENFPLQVVEHLRALGHDVLTSHDAGQANQAIPDEEVLDYATNVGRIVVTLNRRDFILLHRRHPNHAGIVVCTVDADFSGQAQRVRDAVCAVEGMRSQLVRVNRPS, from the coding sequence ATGGCCTCCTTCTATGCGAACGAAAACTTCCCGCTGCAGGTAGTTGAACACCTAAGAGCGCTTGGTCATGATGTGCTGACTTCGCATGATGCGGGCCAGGCAAATCAGGCGATTCCAGACGAAGAAGTCCTAGACTACGCGACCAATGTCGGACGAATTGTAGTTACCCTGAACCGTCGCGACTTCATTTTACTACACCGCCGGCACCCCAATCATGCAGGTATCGTTGTCTGCACCGTGGACGCCGATTTTTCTGGCCAAGCTCAACGAGTCCGTGACGCCGTTTGTGCGGTGGAGGGAATGCGAAGCCAGTTGGTCCGAGTGAATCGACCAAGTTGA
- a CDS encoding transporter — MRAFLLSLSFFPVVCLAFEPHDKSGYTLFNPTPREHMREMSTDRPDTTESAYSVDAGHFQVESTLFGFAKDGGVEGLTFAESNFKLGLTNSTDLQLVVPFYEHVRGDGVDEGGIGDLQVRFKWNLWGNDQGDGSSALAIMPFIKVPTASHDLGNDKVEGGLIVPVAVDLFDGLSLAAMAEVDFVHDEIRGDYEADFINTVTLGYELSERWGSFVEFISVATTRKEASWEGYAKAGVTYAVSDDFILDAGAAVGVNDAAEDFGAFVGFSWRH; from the coding sequence ATGAGAGCCTTTCTCTTGTCTCTGTCTTTCTTCCCGGTGGTGTGTCTTGCCTTCGAACCCCACGACAAATCCGGCTACACGCTCTTCAATCCCACGCCACGCGAACACATGCGCGAGATGAGCACGGATCGCCCGGACACCACCGAGAGCGCGTACTCGGTGGATGCGGGTCACTTTCAGGTGGAGTCGACGTTGTTCGGCTTTGCCAAGGATGGCGGTGTGGAAGGCCTCACCTTTGCGGAGTCCAACTTCAAGCTGGGTCTGACGAACAGCACGGACCTGCAACTCGTGGTGCCCTTCTATGAGCATGTGCGTGGCGACGGCGTTGACGAAGGCGGCATTGGCGATCTGCAGGTGCGCTTCAAGTGGAACCTGTGGGGCAATGATCAAGGCGATGGAAGCTCCGCTTTGGCCATTATGCCTTTCATCAAGGTGCCCACGGCAAGCCACGATCTTGGCAATGACAAGGTCGAGGGCGGCTTGATCGTGCCGGTGGCCGTGGACCTCTTCGATGGCTTGAGCTTGGCAGCCATGGCAGAGGTGGATTTCGTGCACGATGAGATTCGCGGCGACTACGAGGCGGATTTCATCAACACCGTCACCCTGGGATATGAGCTTTCGGAGCGCTGGGGATCCTTTGTGGAATTCATCAGCGTGGCCACCACGCGCAAGGAGGCTTCGTGGGAGGGGTATGCGAAAGCGGGGGTCACTTATGCTGTTTCGGACGATTTCATTTTGGACGCTGGCGCCGCGGTTGGCGTGAATGATGCAGCAGAAGACTTTGGCGCCTTCGTAGGTTTCTCCTGGAGGCATTAA
- the mntR gene encoding transcriptional regulator MntR, with protein sequence MPAARKTTPANGQSRASEDCLEQIYNLIETKGYARVVDIARNLGISQASVTNMIQKLDAEGCVIYERYRGVTLTPEGKKVGQAIARRHDVLSRLLTGFGLDAETVHRDVEGMEHHMSKSTLKVLTLILEELEGNAELLKKLKRRMDS encoded by the coding sequence ATGCCCGCCGCCCGCAAAACCACTCCAGCCAACGGCCAGTCCCGCGCCAGCGAGGACTGCCTGGAGCAGATCTATAACCTCATCGAAACCAAGGGCTACGCCCGCGTGGTGGACATCGCTCGCAATTTGGGGATTTCCCAGGCCAGCGTGACGAACATGATCCAGAAGCTGGATGCCGAGGGCTGCGTGATCTACGAACGCTACCGCGGTGTCACCCTCACCCCCGAAGGAAAAAAAGTCGGCCAGGCCATCGCCCGCCGCCATGACGTGCTCTCACGCCTGCTCACCGGCTTCGGCCTCGATGCGGAGACCGTGCACCGCGACGTGGAAGGCATGGAGCACCACATGAGCAAGAGCACGCTGAAGGTGCTCACGCTGATTCTTGAGGAGCTCGAGGGGAATGCGGAGCTGCTGAAGAAGCTGAAGCGGCGCATGGATTCCTAG
- the ilvD gene encoding dihydroxy-acid dehydratase, with amino-acid sequence MSARTKSAAKSDLHRKHSAIVVDGVERAPSRAMLHAVGFSRADFKKSLIGVASTWSMVTPCNMHIDRLAKEAAKGIDAAGGKSMIFNTITISDGISMGTEGMKYSLVSREVIADSIETVVGCEGMDGYVAIGGCDKNMPGCIMAMARLNRPSVFVYGGTILPGCVGPEKKDADIVTVFEAVGKHANCQINDKELIDIEEHSIPGEGSCGGMYTANTMASAIEALGMSLPNSGAQSAVGDDKLIDCFDAGAAVLNMIKLGITPRDIMTKEAFENAITLIITLGGSTNAVLHLIAMAHSAGVKLTIDDFTRIGKKTPVLADLKPSGKYFMNDLVKIGGTVPLMRILVEEGLMHGDCLTVTGRSMKENLKKSKIVYPKDQTIVQPLDKPLKKDSHLVIFRGNMCPEGAVGKISGKEGLLFSGKAIVFDSEEKALQAILNDKVKKGHVIVIRMEGPQGGPGMREMLSPTSAIMGKGLGKDVALITDGRFSGGSHGFVVGHVTPEAYVGGTIAIVKNGDPITIDAQKREITLGVPAKEIAARLKAWKKPKPRYTRGILAKYAATVKNASQGAVTDLDVV; translated from the coding sequence ATGTCAGCCCGAACCAAATCCGCCGCCAAGTCCGACCTGCATCGCAAGCATTCCGCCATCGTGGTGGATGGAGTGGAGCGTGCCCCGAGCCGCGCCATGCTGCACGCCGTCGGATTCAGCCGGGCGGACTTCAAGAAGTCCCTCATCGGCGTGGCCTCCACCTGGAGCATGGTGACGCCGTGTAACATGCACATCGACCGCCTGGCCAAGGAGGCCGCGAAGGGCATTGATGCCGCCGGCGGGAAGTCGATGATCTTTAACACCATCACCATTTCGGATGGCATCAGCATGGGCACGGAGGGCATGAAGTACTCCCTCGTTTCCCGCGAAGTGATCGCCGACTCCATCGAAACCGTGGTGGGTTGCGAAGGCATGGATGGCTACGTGGCCATCGGCGGCTGCGACAAAAACATGCCGGGCTGCATCATGGCCATGGCCCGACTGAACCGCCCGAGCGTCTTCGTCTATGGCGGCACCATCCTTCCCGGCTGCGTGGGTCCGGAGAAAAAGGACGCGGACATCGTGACCGTCTTCGAAGCCGTGGGCAAGCACGCCAACTGCCAGATCAACGACAAGGAACTCATCGACATCGAGGAGCACTCCATCCCCGGTGAAGGCTCCTGCGGCGGCATGTACACGGCGAACACCATGGCCAGCGCCATCGAAGCGCTCGGCATGAGCCTGCCGAACAGCGGCGCCCAGTCCGCCGTGGGTGATGACAAGCTGATCGACTGCTTCGACGCCGGCGCCGCCGTGCTGAACATGATCAAGCTAGGCATCACCCCGCGCGACATCATGACGAAGGAGGCGTTTGAGAATGCCATCACGCTCATCATCACGCTCGGTGGCTCCACCAATGCCGTGCTGCACCTCATCGCCATGGCGCACAGTGCCGGCGTGAAGCTCACGATCGATGACTTCACCCGCATCGGCAAGAAGACCCCCGTGCTGGCCGACCTGAAGCCGAGCGGCAAGTACTTCATGAATGACCTCGTGAAGATCGGCGGCACCGTGCCCCTCATGCGCATCCTCGTGGAAGAGGGGCTCATGCATGGCGACTGCCTCACCGTGACGGGTCGCTCCATGAAGGAGAACCTGAAGAAGTCCAAGATCGTCTACCCGAAGGACCAGACGATCGTGCAGCCGCTCGACAAGCCGCTCAAGAAGGACAGCCACCTCGTCATCTTCCGCGGCAACATGTGTCCCGAAGGCGCCGTGGGCAAGATCAGCGGCAAAGAAGGCCTCCTCTTCTCCGGCAAGGCCATCGTGTTCGACAGCGAAGAGAAGGCACTCCAGGCCATCCTCAATGACAAGGTGAAGAAAGGCCATGTGATCGTCATCCGCATGGAAGGACCGCAGGGCGGCCCCGGCATGCGCGAAATGCTCTCTCCTACCAGTGCCATCATGGGCAAGGGTCTCGGCAAGGACGTCGCCCTCATCACCGACGGCCGCTTCAGCGGTGGCAGCCACGGCTTCGTGGTCGGCCACGTGACTCCGGAAGCTTATGTGGGCGGCACCATCGCCATCGTGAAGAATGGCGACCCCATCACCATCGATGCGCAGAAGCGTGAGATCACCCTCGGCGTTCCTGCCAAGGAAATCGCCGCCCGCCTCAAGGCCTGGAAAAAGCCCAAGCCCCGCTACACCCGCGGCATCCTGGCGAAGTACGCCGCCACCGTGAAGAACGCCAGCCAGGGCGCAGTGACGGATTTGGATGTGGTGTAA
- a CDS encoding zinc ABC transporter substrate-binding protein: MKYSSLLPTLAALAGLVLAACKPSAPKQSDGKLTVVTTTTMITDMVKEIGGDHVRVQALMGPGVDPHLYKPTAEDARKLREAGAIFYNGLMLEGRMAELFEKSKKDGGKVYELASAINEGNRKHADGGHYDPHIWGDPRLWLLCVDVAVKGLSEVDPANAADYAKRGADTKANYKAAFEWCQERVGQIPPESRVLITSHDAFAYFGDAFGFQVVGVQGISTVSEAGLADVAKTVDFIKSKNVKAIFVESSVPHATIERISKDSGAKIGGELFSDALGTPGELKEVGGEKVDQGTYVGMIKSNVHTVVEALK, translated from the coding sequence ATGAAATACTCTTCTCTTCTCCCAACACTGGCCGCGCTCGCCGGGCTGGTGCTGGCAGCGTGCAAACCGTCAGCCCCGAAGCAGTCCGATGGGAAGCTCACCGTGGTGACCACCACGACCATGATCACGGACATGGTGAAGGAAATCGGCGGGGATCACGTGCGTGTGCAGGCACTGATGGGGCCGGGCGTGGATCCACACTTGTACAAGCCGACCGCGGAAGACGCGCGGAAGCTGCGCGAAGCCGGAGCAATCTTTTACAACGGCTTGATGCTGGAAGGACGCATGGCGGAACTCTTTGAGAAGTCGAAGAAGGACGGCGGAAAAGTGTATGAGCTGGCCTCCGCCATCAATGAAGGCAATCGCAAGCATGCAGACGGCGGTCACTACGATCCGCACATCTGGGGTGATCCACGGTTGTGGCTGCTGTGCGTGGATGTGGCGGTGAAGGGCCTGAGCGAAGTGGACCCTGCTAATGCCGCTGACTACGCCAAGCGCGGTGCGGACACCAAGGCGAACTACAAGGCAGCCTTTGAATGGTGCCAGGAGCGCGTGGGGCAGATCCCGCCTGAGTCGCGGGTGCTCATCACCAGCCACGATGCCTTTGCGTACTTCGGCGATGCCTTCGGGTTCCAGGTCGTCGGGGTGCAGGGCATCTCCACGGTGAGCGAGGCGGGCCTCGCGGACGTGGCCAAGACGGTGGACTTCATCAAGAGCAAGAACGTGAAGGCCATCTTTGTGGAGTCCTCCGTCCCCCACGCCACCATTGAGCGCATCAGCAAGGACAGCGGTGCGAAGATCGGTGGAGAGCTATTCTCAGACGCCCTGGGCACTCCGGGAGAACTGAAGGAGGTCGGTGGGGAGAAGGTCGATCAGGGGACCTATGTCGGCATGATCAAGAGCAACGTGCATACCGTGGTGGAGGCGCTGAAGTAG